A DNA window from Pogona vitticeps strain Pit_001003342236 chromosome 2, PviZW2.1, whole genome shotgun sequence contains the following coding sequences:
- the LOC110088028 gene encoding uncharacterized protein LOC110088028 isoform X1 produces the protein MELLKMAFEEVAVDFTEEEWVLLNANERTLYWDVMHENYEHVTSVGVFLVLAERKHSSHLPLASSCSSMKGLSQVTFGEVAVYFTEPEWALLDGDEKALYWDVMQQNYEHLTFLGSVFQQGNSKTTVLYRILFGGSQNEDSLASSAFKNGHDSQCQKDKLPPERPSETPQLRGSIKPAKCLPADAGQRKDCCPKCGRTFCHKSALNAHLRIHTGEKPYLCQECGKTFNQSSALTQHQRIHTGEKPYACPHCEKRFSQSSALTQHQRIHTGERAYTCLDCGKSFIYQSALIRHRRIHTGEKCYKCPDCGKGFNQSSNLITHRKIHNVNGTLCGREKKKPQQERSEPLEPHGKVCRTSQQISLQLEKDHHQIQGNPSEQVQDPPVPCAGSFISQKNTSIKTGVPRVKRPLICLDCGKTFRYSSHLVNHLRIHTGEKPYHCTDCGKNFIQSSALRRHQRSHTGDRPYQCSDCGKSFSRNSHLAKHRGIHTGLKPHECLDCGKKFSVKMNLVIHQRIHTGEKPYRCLECGKCFSQRPHFIIHQRIHTGEKPYECPDCGKSFRVSSHLVTHQKIHLEKASFICPDCGKSFNGSKEFVKHKRFHTTGEIHPLSIAGVTIKSELSPPYSLDPECSSYSHNTDY, from the exons ATGGAACTTCTGAAG ATGGCgtttgaggaggtggctgtggATTTCACGGAGGAAGAGTGGGTCTTGCTGAATGCCAATGAAAGAACCCTCTACTGGGATGTCATGCACGAGAACTATGAGCATGTAACTTCAGTGG GTGTGTTCCTTGTCTTGGCAGAGAGAAAACACTCATCCCACCTGCCTTTGGCATCATCCTGCTCCAGCATGAAAGGGCTTTCACAG GTGACGTTTGGGGAGGTGGCTGTGTATTTCACGGAGCCCGAGTGGGCTCTGCTGGATGGGGATGAAAAAGCTCTGTACTGGGATGTCATGCAGCAGAATTACGAGCACCTGACTTTCCTTG GTAGCGTGTTCCAACAAGGAAACAGTAAGACGACAGTATTGTACAGAATATTGTTTGGTGGTTCCCAAAATGAGGACTCCCTGGCctccagtgcttttaaaaatgggcaCGACTCAcaatgccagaaagacaagctgCCACCAGAGAGGCCTAGTGAAACTCCTCAGTTAAGAGGAAGCATCAAGCCTGCAAAGTGTCTTCCCGCTGATGCAGGACAGAGGAAAGACtgttgtcctaagtgtggaagaaCCTTCTGTCACAAATCTGCACTCAATGCACACCTGaggattcacacaggagagaaaccgtatctgtgccaagaatgtgggaaaaccTTCAATCAGAGTTCAGCCCTGACCCaacatcagagaatccacaccgGTGAAAAACCCTACGCCTGTCCCCACTGTGAGAAAAGATTCAGCCAAAGCTCAGCTCTGACTCagcatcagagaatccacaccgGCGAGAGAGCCTACACGTGTCTTgactgtgggaagagcttcatttACCAATCAGCTCTGATTCGGCATcggagaatccacacaggagaaaaatgcTACAAGTGCCCTGACTGTGGGAAAGGCTTCAACCAGAGTTCCAACCTTATTACACACCGGAAGATTCATAACG TTAATGGGACACTTtgtgggagagagaagaagaaacctCAGCAAGAACGCTCTGAGCCACTGGAACCACATGGAAAAGTTTGTAGGACATCGCAACAGATCAGTCTTCAACTAGAAAAAGATCATCATCAGATTCAGGGAAATCCTTCAGAGCAAGTTCAGGATCCACCTGTTCCTTGTGCTGGAAGTTTCATATCTCAGAAGAACACCTCGATAAAAACAGGAGTCCCTAGGGTTAAAAGGCCACTTATATGTCTTGactgtggaaagaccttcagatACAGCTCCCACTTAGTTAACCAcctgagaatccacacaggagagaaaccctatcatTGCACAGACTGTGGGAAGAACTTCATTCAGAGTTCAGCCCTCCGGAGACACCAGCGGAGCCACACAGGTGACAGACCCTATCAATGTTCAgactgtgggaaaagctttagTCGGAACTCGCACCTTGCAAAACACCGAGGGATCCACACGGGATTGAAGCCTCACGAATGTCTTGACTGCGGGAAGAAATTTAGTGTCAAAATGAACCTCGTGATTCACCAGCgtatccatacaggggagaagccatataggtgtttggagtgtgggaaatgctttagtCAGCGGCCCCATTTTATTATCcaccaaagaatccacacaggagagaaaccttatgaaTGCCCTGACTGTGGGAAAAGCTTTCGTGTGAGTTCACACCTTGTCACACATCAAAAAATCCACTTGGAGAAGGCTTCTTTTATATGCCCTGATTGTGGGAAAAGCTTTAATGGTAGCAAAGAGTTTGTTAAACATAAGAGGTTCCACACCACTGGAGAAATCCATCCGCTGTCCATTGCAGGAGTAACCATTAAGAGTGAACTGTCCCCTCCTTATTCTCTTGATCCAGAATGCAGTAGCTATAGCCACAACACTGATTATTGA